In the Sphaerodactylus townsendi isolate TG3544 linkage group LG10, MPM_Stown_v2.3, whole genome shotgun sequence genome, one interval contains:
- the NWD2 gene encoding NACHT and WD repeat domain-containing protein 2 isoform X1 gives MWPAGAAGRLPGSRDSALRRAAFSGNLSALPAHLAPSGRSVRVFISANPEDTVAERNALREQVYPKLREFCRENYGLEFQVIDLYWAVEPEEWDSPELQKTRMKLLEDCLKTSAGPCFVGLLGEKYGGIRIPGEVESSEFEMILDAAVEAKMETKILEEWYCRDENAVPPTYYLRQKSEMPKSNPSMVEASSNPGNQSKWQEISEEIKVIFKTAVKMLYEKGKMKHSQAKRYLSSAVEDEFDFALGKQTPAFLKKCVCYIRKIANIERFVKIPDMEKYMDVLHAGGKSARDTEALEKLVKLRDEFVPTIVASSNLRVYTSVTHCDIKHGYTQEVENHYIEGLGKQFYEDMVDIIQATVQQNFDIERDWLYGEILQHSSLCRTYSSFYEYKCDALNIMHKYILPRKMGHINPLIIYGGPCTGKTFLLAEVARKAYAWLKEEMGPESDPVVVIRFLGSTEMSSDLRNLLQSICEQLATNYRCLVQSYPKKIHDLRDLFINLLNESSFHRPLVMIFDAIEQLSDSDDARKLWWLPIHLPRSVRIVISTLPNKHGILQKLRCLIHDEDKYIELMPRDRKMCSQVLKHQLLRVKRKVTSGQQIYVNEAFSKCTLPMFVNLTFREVRNWRSHKDVNESSLCVTVHDSIEQTFWSLEKSCGPRLLSRALGYVTMCKSGLSEMELEDILALDNTVMLELSECARQQNPLRVPYIYIARLKEGLTGYLIERQVKNVTLLVWANRHLQLIAQKMYLHNEEDVNEMHTVVAEYFLGVWSGGRRKSLYGEDQYLNGCFDSDSRSMNDDDRCVMDQTTFDRQSPDQPWVFQCNPLEPDIFFVNHRKMTELLHHLTRCGKTDDMLYGVIMNFSWLYTMIKIGQFDKALADVELAYNYSQEKELKFLATTLRGIKYKVIKYPGTLSAELQQRLLPVVSSLPKLRQLLLECDKDGPKYCSIVPLHSSMDVTYSPERLPLSSNCSQVTEILPTFNPSTVIVALENGSISTWHAESRQLLRQITTAQSVILGMKLTSDEKYLVVATTKNTLLIYDNLNSCLLSEVEIKGSKHGGAGIGCGFINGFTLSVNHALSWLEASKDITVIDLLYGWPLYQFHCWYEVTCVQCSPDGMYAFCGQYLNTASIFHLGSGDKLATVTSEFSGGFVKFLLVLDTAQEMVMVDNEGGLSIWNTEEMTNPQLTDDFDCKRGDSEFVNIELAEDQSAILICKALSIELLDTSRWKIAEKFRAKHNERFVSAVLSKNGDCIVASIENTSAIFVWRRDTGQCMGTLQEISGNIVKLIKSNHHNMLLSLSTSGVLSIWDIDIITAMSNIDKTGKPIQRLVLPARGEVIYTLDGSEAIHKWNFGTGFIEAVFKHESLVENCVLTSTGELMVTSDDKCSQYVWHTGSGENLFRISGQRISQLLITHNDQFVISLCEQNASRVWRLATGHRVCNILVALQNAFITTANTFVVGMTKNKVLAVSLWTGSITKKFCCDDGISIVDIKLIPDCPDIVVFITSTETVNIWSLTEEVICRRVQLPNTFLKTLEDFEISPNGKLGIISRGDENINVLDLHSGKLRIVHASGIIWRQKLSRDGRYLVYICFRTTDEDDDNGAISILIVMRLADGKNIGACSLYKTPTFLALSQRHLNIIVGFDDGSIGTYTVVDRVDAALKIKIATSNSRQIFSNTTQVIRPKCHNYSFKGTVDCIWRESTEVFARDSPITVTDPEAGEATPTKKHNYCYDKVCSAIDCRGHGFTTDN, from the exons TGGAAACAAAGATTTTGGAAGAGTGGTACTGCCGAGATGAGAATGCAGTGCCGCCAACATATTACCTCAGACAGAAATCTGAAATGCCGAAGAGCAATCCCAGTATG GTGGAAGCATCTTCCAATCCCGGCAACCAGAGCAAATGGCAGGAAATATCAGAAGAGATTAAGGTGATATTTAAGACAGCCGTGAAGATGCTGTACGAAAAAGGAAAGATGAAACACAGTCAAGCCAAGAGATACCTTTCCTCGG CTGTCGAAGATGAATTTGATTTTGCCTTAGGCAAACAGACCCCTGCTTTCCTAAAGAAGTGTGTTTGCTACATCCGGAAGATTGCGAACATAGAACGTTTTGTTAAAATCCCAGATATGGAGAAATACATGGACGTTCTTCACGCTGGTGGAAAATCGGCACGAGACACAGAAGCTCTTGAGAAACTTGTCAAACTCAGGGATGAATTTGTTCCAACCATCGTTGCTTCCTCCAATCTACGAGTCTACACTTCTGTCACCCACTGTGACATCAAGCACGGCTACACTCAAGAAGTGGAGAACCACTACATTGAAGGGCTTGGTAAACAGTTCTACGAAGATATGGTGGATATCATCCaagcaactgtgcaacagaaTTTTGACATCGAAAGAGACTGGCTCTATGGGGAAATCCTTCAGCATTCCTCACTTTGTAGAACATACTCTTCATTCTATGAATACAAGTGTGATGCTTTGAACATTATGCACAAATACATTCTGCCTAGGAAAATGGGCCACATTAACCCTCTTATCATATATGGAGGACCATGCACGGGGAAAACCTTTTTATTAGCCGAAGTAGCAAGAAAG GCCTATGCCTGGCTGAAGGAAGAAATGGGACCGGAATCTGATCCTGTGGTCGTCATAAGGTTTTTGGGATCCACCGAAATGAGTTCAGACCTTCGGAACCTGCTTCAGAGTATCTGTGAGCAGTTAGCCACGAACTACCGATGCCTCGTCCAAAGCTATCCCAAAAAAATCCACGATCTCCGGGACTTGTTTATCAACCTTTTGAACGAGTCGTCGTTCCACAGGCCTCTGGTTATGATATTCGATGCCATAGAGCAGCTTTCAGATAGCGACGATGCGAGAAAACTGTGGTGGCTCCCGATTCATCTGCCCCGGTCTGTGCGAATCGTCATTTCAACACTGCCGAACAAACATGGAATCCTGCAAAAACTGAGGTGCCTTATCCATGACGAAGATAAGTATATCGAATTGATGCCTAGGGACCGGAAAATGTGCAGCCAAGTTCTCAAGCATCAGCTGCTCAGAGTCAAACGGAAAGTCACGTCAGGCCAACAAATCTACGTCAACGAAGCTTTTTCAAAATGCACTCTCCCTATGTTTGTAAACTTAACCTTCCGGGAGGTTCGAAACTGGAGATCTCACAAAGACGTCAACGAGTCCTCCCTCTGTGTTACCGTTCACGATAGTATAGAGCAAACATTTTGGTCCCTCGAGAAAAGCTGTGGGCCGAGACTTTTGTCGCGAGCCCTGGGCTACGTCACCATGTGCAAATCTGGTTTAAGTGAAATGGAATTGGAAGATATATTAGCCCTTGACAATACTGTTATGTTGGAACTGAGTGAGTGTGCCAGGCAACAGAATCCATTAAGGGTACCGTACATCTACATCGCGAGGCTTAAAGAGGGACTAACAGGATACCTGATAGAACGGCAAGTTAAAAATGTTACCCTCCTTGTGTGGGCAAACAGGCACCTGCAGCTTATTGCTCAAAAAATGTATCTTCACAATGAGGAGGATGTTAACGAAATGCACACTGTGGTGGCTGAGTATTTTCTCGGAGTTTGGTCAGGTGGCAGAAGGAAATCTCTTTATGGGGAAGATCAATATCTGAATGGTTGCTTTGACAGCGACAGTAGAAGCATGAATGATGATGACAGGTGTGTGATGGATCAGACGACGTTTGACAGGCAGTCCCCCGACCAGCCTTGGGTGTTCCAGTGTAACCCTTTAGAGCCTGACATATTTTTTGTCAACCACAGGAAAATGACCGAGCTTTTGCATCATTTGACAAGATGTGGGAAAACCGATGACATGTTATACGGTGTCATTATGAACTTCAGTTGGCTTTATACCATGATCAAAATAGGGCAGTTTGACAAAGCCCTCGCTGATGTGGAGTTGGCCTACAACTACTCACAAGAAAAAGAGCTGAAGTTCCTCGCGACCACACTTCGTGGCATAAAATACAAAGTGATAAAATATCCAGGCACGCTCTCTGCAGAATTGCAACAGAGGCTACTTCCAGTTGTGAGTTCCTTGCCTAAACTAAGACAGCTTCTTCTTGAATGTGATAAAGACGGACCTAAATATTGTTCCATTGTTCCCTTGCATTCTTCCATGGATGTAACTTACAGCCCTGAGAGACTGCCTCTGTCCTCCAATTGCAGTCAAGTCACTGAAATCCTGCCTACCTTTAATCCAAGTACAGTGATTGTAGCTCTGGAAAATGGTTCCATCAGTACCTGGCATGCAGAGAGCCGACAGCTGTTAAGGCAAATTACAACTGCACAGTCCGTCATCTTAGGCATGAAGCTCACGAGTGATGAAAAGTACCTTGTAGTAGCTACAACAAAGAACACACTCTTGATTTACGATAACCTAAATTCCTGCCTTTTGTCTGAGGTAGAGATTAAGGGATCAAAACACGGGGGGGCTGGCATAGGCTGCGGCTTCATAAATGGATTTACTCTGTCAGTGAATCACGCGCTTTCTTGGCTAGAGGCAAGCAAAGACATTACTGTGATAGATCTGCTCTATGGATGGCCGCTGTATCAGTTCCACTGCTGGTATGAAGTGACTTGTGTCCAGTGTTCCCCGGATGGAATGTACGCCTTCTGTGGACAGTACTTGAACACGGCATCAATATTCCATTTAGGCAGCGGAGACAAGCTGGCCACCGTGACCTCTGAATTTTCGGGTGGGTTTGTGAAATTCCTCCTTGTGCTGGACACGGCTCAGGAAATGGTGATGGTGGACAACGAGGGGGGCCTTTCGATTTGGAACACCGAGGAAATGACCAATCCCCAGCTCACAGATGACTTTGACTGCAAGCGAGGGGACAGCGAATTTGTCAATATTGAACTTGCTGAAGACCAAAGTGCAATTTTAATATGTAAGGCCCTCAGTATAGAGCTTCTTGATACCAGCAGGTGGAAAATCGCCGAGAAATTTAGAGCGAAACACAATGAGCGCTTTGTGTCAGCCGTGTTGTCCAAAAATGGCGACTGCATCGTTGCTTCGATTGAAAATACCTCTGCTATTTTTGTTTGGAGGAGAGACACGGGACAGTGCATGGGAACCTTACAAGAAATCTCAGGAAACATAGTCAAACTAATTAAATCAAATCACCATAACATGCTGCTATCCTTATCAACCAGTGGTGTCCTTTCTATCTGGGATATAGATATCATAACCGCTATGTCCAATATTGACAAAACCGGCAAGCCTATCCAAAGACTGGTATTGCCTGCCCGGGGTGAAGTGATTTACACCCTTGATGGGTCTGAAGCTATACACAAGTGGAACTTTGGCACCGGGTTCATTGAAGCTGTGTTTAAGCATGAGAGCCTCGTCGAAAACTGTGTGTTAACTTCCACTGGAGAGCTGATGGTTACGTCCGATGACAAATGCAGCCAGTATGTGTGGCACACAGGTTCTGGTGAAAATCTCTTCCGCATTAGTGGGCAGAGAATAAGTCAGTTGTTGATAACCCACAATGACCAGTTtgtcatctctctctgtgagcaAAATGCATCCAGAGTTTGGAGGCTGGCCACGGGCCACAGAGTGTGCAATATTCTCGTTGCCTTACAGAACGCATTTATCACCACTGCGAACACGTTTGTCGTGGGGATGACCAAGAATAAAGTGCTGGCAGTGAGCCTTTGGACAGGGAGTATAACCAAGAAGTTCTGTTGTGACGATGGTATCAGCATTGTCGATATTAAACTGATTCCAGATTGCCCTGATATCGTAGTCTTTATAACATCTACTGAgactgtgaacatctggagtctcaCAGAGGAAGTCATCTGCAGACGTGTGCAGCTTCCTAATACTTTTTTGAAGACTTTGGAGGACTTTGAAATATCTCCCAATGGAAAGCTGGGAATCATCTCCCGTGGTGACGAAAACATCAACGTCCTTGACCTTCACAGTGGCAAACTCCGCATTGTCCATGCGTCTGGCATAATCTGGAGGCAGAAGTTGTCTCGAGACGGGCGCTATCTTGTATATATTTGTTTTCGCACTACTGATGAGGATGACGATAACGGGGCCATCTCCATCCTAATTGTAATGCGGCTGGCGGATGGCAAAAACATTGGTGCTTGTTCCCTCTACAAAACCCCGACTTTCCTTGCTCTTTCCCAGAGGCATTTGAACATTATCGTAGGCTTTGATGACGGGAGCATCGGCACTTATACCGTCGTGGACCGAGTGGATGCAGCGCTGAAAATAAAGATTGCCACTTCCAACAGCCGACAGATTTTCAGCAACACGACACAAGTGATTAGACCGAAGTGTCATAATTATAGCTTCAAGGGGACAGTGGATTGCATCTGGCGAGAATCCACTGAGGTGTTTGCGAGAGACAGCCCCATCACGGTGACAGACCCTGAGGCAGGCGAAGCAACCCCAACCAAAAAACACAACTATTGCTATGATAAAGTGTGTTCTGCCATTGATTGCAGAGGGCATGGGTTCACCACTGACAATTGA
- the NWD2 gene encoding NACHT and WD repeat domain-containing protein 2 isoform X2, whose protein sequence is MILDAAVEAKMETKILEEWYCRDENAVPPTYYLRQKSEMPKSNPSMVEASSNPGNQSKWQEISEEIKVIFKTAVKMLYEKGKMKHSQAKRYLSSAVEDEFDFALGKQTPAFLKKCVCYIRKIANIERFVKIPDMEKYMDVLHAGGKSARDTEALEKLVKLRDEFVPTIVASSNLRVYTSVTHCDIKHGYTQEVENHYIEGLGKQFYEDMVDIIQATVQQNFDIERDWLYGEILQHSSLCRTYSSFYEYKCDALNIMHKYILPRKMGHINPLIIYGGPCTGKTFLLAEVARKAYAWLKEEMGPESDPVVVIRFLGSTEMSSDLRNLLQSICEQLATNYRCLVQSYPKKIHDLRDLFINLLNESSFHRPLVMIFDAIEQLSDSDDARKLWWLPIHLPRSVRIVISTLPNKHGILQKLRCLIHDEDKYIELMPRDRKMCSQVLKHQLLRVKRKVTSGQQIYVNEAFSKCTLPMFVNLTFREVRNWRSHKDVNESSLCVTVHDSIEQTFWSLEKSCGPRLLSRALGYVTMCKSGLSEMELEDILALDNTVMLELSECARQQNPLRVPYIYIARLKEGLTGYLIERQVKNVTLLVWANRHLQLIAQKMYLHNEEDVNEMHTVVAEYFLGVWSGGRRKSLYGEDQYLNGCFDSDSRSMNDDDRCVMDQTTFDRQSPDQPWVFQCNPLEPDIFFVNHRKMTELLHHLTRCGKTDDMLYGVIMNFSWLYTMIKIGQFDKALADVELAYNYSQEKELKFLATTLRGIKYKVIKYPGTLSAELQQRLLPVVSSLPKLRQLLLECDKDGPKYCSIVPLHSSMDVTYSPERLPLSSNCSQVTEILPTFNPSTVIVALENGSISTWHAESRQLLRQITTAQSVILGMKLTSDEKYLVVATTKNTLLIYDNLNSCLLSEVEIKGSKHGGAGIGCGFINGFTLSVNHALSWLEASKDITVIDLLYGWPLYQFHCWYEVTCVQCSPDGMYAFCGQYLNTASIFHLGSGDKLATVTSEFSGGFVKFLLVLDTAQEMVMVDNEGGLSIWNTEEMTNPQLTDDFDCKRGDSEFVNIELAEDQSAILICKALSIELLDTSRWKIAEKFRAKHNERFVSAVLSKNGDCIVASIENTSAIFVWRRDTGQCMGTLQEISGNIVKLIKSNHHNMLLSLSTSGVLSIWDIDIITAMSNIDKTGKPIQRLVLPARGEVIYTLDGSEAIHKWNFGTGFIEAVFKHESLVENCVLTSTGELMVTSDDKCSQYVWHTGSGENLFRISGQRISQLLITHNDQFVISLCEQNASRVWRLATGHRVCNILVALQNAFITTANTFVVGMTKNKVLAVSLWTGSITKKFCCDDGISIVDIKLIPDCPDIVVFITSTETVNIWSLTEEVICRRVQLPNTFLKTLEDFEISPNGKLGIISRGDENINVLDLHSGKLRIVHASGIIWRQKLSRDGRYLVYICFRTTDEDDDNGAISILIVMRLADGKNIGACSLYKTPTFLALSQRHLNIIVGFDDGSIGTYTVVDRVDAALKIKIATSNSRQIFSNTTQVIRPKCHNYSFKGTVDCIWRESTEVFARDSPITVTDPEAGEATPTKKHNYCYDKVCSAIDCRGHGFTTDN, encoded by the exons TGGAAACAAAGATTTTGGAAGAGTGGTACTGCCGAGATGAGAATGCAGTGCCGCCAACATATTACCTCAGACAGAAATCTGAAATGCCGAAGAGCAATCCCAGTATG GTGGAAGCATCTTCCAATCCCGGCAACCAGAGCAAATGGCAGGAAATATCAGAAGAGATTAAGGTGATATTTAAGACAGCCGTGAAGATGCTGTACGAAAAAGGAAAGATGAAACACAGTCAAGCCAAGAGATACCTTTCCTCGG CTGTCGAAGATGAATTTGATTTTGCCTTAGGCAAACAGACCCCTGCTTTCCTAAAGAAGTGTGTTTGCTACATCCGGAAGATTGCGAACATAGAACGTTTTGTTAAAATCCCAGATATGGAGAAATACATGGACGTTCTTCACGCTGGTGGAAAATCGGCACGAGACACAGAAGCTCTTGAGAAACTTGTCAAACTCAGGGATGAATTTGTTCCAACCATCGTTGCTTCCTCCAATCTACGAGTCTACACTTCTGTCACCCACTGTGACATCAAGCACGGCTACACTCAAGAAGTGGAGAACCACTACATTGAAGGGCTTGGTAAACAGTTCTACGAAGATATGGTGGATATCATCCaagcaactgtgcaacagaaTTTTGACATCGAAAGAGACTGGCTCTATGGGGAAATCCTTCAGCATTCCTCACTTTGTAGAACATACTCTTCATTCTATGAATACAAGTGTGATGCTTTGAACATTATGCACAAATACATTCTGCCTAGGAAAATGGGCCACATTAACCCTCTTATCATATATGGAGGACCATGCACGGGGAAAACCTTTTTATTAGCCGAAGTAGCAAGAAAG GCCTATGCCTGGCTGAAGGAAGAAATGGGACCGGAATCTGATCCTGTGGTCGTCATAAGGTTTTTGGGATCCACCGAAATGAGTTCAGACCTTCGGAACCTGCTTCAGAGTATCTGTGAGCAGTTAGCCACGAACTACCGATGCCTCGTCCAAAGCTATCCCAAAAAAATCCACGATCTCCGGGACTTGTTTATCAACCTTTTGAACGAGTCGTCGTTCCACAGGCCTCTGGTTATGATATTCGATGCCATAGAGCAGCTTTCAGATAGCGACGATGCGAGAAAACTGTGGTGGCTCCCGATTCATCTGCCCCGGTCTGTGCGAATCGTCATTTCAACACTGCCGAACAAACATGGAATCCTGCAAAAACTGAGGTGCCTTATCCATGACGAAGATAAGTATATCGAATTGATGCCTAGGGACCGGAAAATGTGCAGCCAAGTTCTCAAGCATCAGCTGCTCAGAGTCAAACGGAAAGTCACGTCAGGCCAACAAATCTACGTCAACGAAGCTTTTTCAAAATGCACTCTCCCTATGTTTGTAAACTTAACCTTCCGGGAGGTTCGAAACTGGAGATCTCACAAAGACGTCAACGAGTCCTCCCTCTGTGTTACCGTTCACGATAGTATAGAGCAAACATTTTGGTCCCTCGAGAAAAGCTGTGGGCCGAGACTTTTGTCGCGAGCCCTGGGCTACGTCACCATGTGCAAATCTGGTTTAAGTGAAATGGAATTGGAAGATATATTAGCCCTTGACAATACTGTTATGTTGGAACTGAGTGAGTGTGCCAGGCAACAGAATCCATTAAGGGTACCGTACATCTACATCGCGAGGCTTAAAGAGGGACTAACAGGATACCTGATAGAACGGCAAGTTAAAAATGTTACCCTCCTTGTGTGGGCAAACAGGCACCTGCAGCTTATTGCTCAAAAAATGTATCTTCACAATGAGGAGGATGTTAACGAAATGCACACTGTGGTGGCTGAGTATTTTCTCGGAGTTTGGTCAGGTGGCAGAAGGAAATCTCTTTATGGGGAAGATCAATATCTGAATGGTTGCTTTGACAGCGACAGTAGAAGCATGAATGATGATGACAGGTGTGTGATGGATCAGACGACGTTTGACAGGCAGTCCCCCGACCAGCCTTGGGTGTTCCAGTGTAACCCTTTAGAGCCTGACATATTTTTTGTCAACCACAGGAAAATGACCGAGCTTTTGCATCATTTGACAAGATGTGGGAAAACCGATGACATGTTATACGGTGTCATTATGAACTTCAGTTGGCTTTATACCATGATCAAAATAGGGCAGTTTGACAAAGCCCTCGCTGATGTGGAGTTGGCCTACAACTACTCACAAGAAAAAGAGCTGAAGTTCCTCGCGACCACACTTCGTGGCATAAAATACAAAGTGATAAAATATCCAGGCACGCTCTCTGCAGAATTGCAACAGAGGCTACTTCCAGTTGTGAGTTCCTTGCCTAAACTAAGACAGCTTCTTCTTGAATGTGATAAAGACGGACCTAAATATTGTTCCATTGTTCCCTTGCATTCTTCCATGGATGTAACTTACAGCCCTGAGAGACTGCCTCTGTCCTCCAATTGCAGTCAAGTCACTGAAATCCTGCCTACCTTTAATCCAAGTACAGTGATTGTAGCTCTGGAAAATGGTTCCATCAGTACCTGGCATGCAGAGAGCCGACAGCTGTTAAGGCAAATTACAACTGCACAGTCCGTCATCTTAGGCATGAAGCTCACGAGTGATGAAAAGTACCTTGTAGTAGCTACAACAAAGAACACACTCTTGATTTACGATAACCTAAATTCCTGCCTTTTGTCTGAGGTAGAGATTAAGGGATCAAAACACGGGGGGGCTGGCATAGGCTGCGGCTTCATAAATGGATTTACTCTGTCAGTGAATCACGCGCTTTCTTGGCTAGAGGCAAGCAAAGACATTACTGTGATAGATCTGCTCTATGGATGGCCGCTGTATCAGTTCCACTGCTGGTATGAAGTGACTTGTGTCCAGTGTTCCCCGGATGGAATGTACGCCTTCTGTGGACAGTACTTGAACACGGCATCAATATTCCATTTAGGCAGCGGAGACAAGCTGGCCACCGTGACCTCTGAATTTTCGGGTGGGTTTGTGAAATTCCTCCTTGTGCTGGACACGGCTCAGGAAATGGTGATGGTGGACAACGAGGGGGGCCTTTCGATTTGGAACACCGAGGAAATGACCAATCCCCAGCTCACAGATGACTTTGACTGCAAGCGAGGGGACAGCGAATTTGTCAATATTGAACTTGCTGAAGACCAAAGTGCAATTTTAATATGTAAGGCCCTCAGTATAGAGCTTCTTGATACCAGCAGGTGGAAAATCGCCGAGAAATTTAGAGCGAAACACAATGAGCGCTTTGTGTCAGCCGTGTTGTCCAAAAATGGCGACTGCATCGTTGCTTCGATTGAAAATACCTCTGCTATTTTTGTTTGGAGGAGAGACACGGGACAGTGCATGGGAACCTTACAAGAAATCTCAGGAAACATAGTCAAACTAATTAAATCAAATCACCATAACATGCTGCTATCCTTATCAACCAGTGGTGTCCTTTCTATCTGGGATATAGATATCATAACCGCTATGTCCAATATTGACAAAACCGGCAAGCCTATCCAAAGACTGGTATTGCCTGCCCGGGGTGAAGTGATTTACACCCTTGATGGGTCTGAAGCTATACACAAGTGGAACTTTGGCACCGGGTTCATTGAAGCTGTGTTTAAGCATGAGAGCCTCGTCGAAAACTGTGTGTTAACTTCCACTGGAGAGCTGATGGTTACGTCCGATGACAAATGCAGCCAGTATGTGTGGCACACAGGTTCTGGTGAAAATCTCTTCCGCATTAGTGGGCAGAGAATAAGTCAGTTGTTGATAACCCACAATGACCAGTTtgtcatctctctctgtgagcaAAATGCATCCAGAGTTTGGAGGCTGGCCACGGGCCACAGAGTGTGCAATATTCTCGTTGCCTTACAGAACGCATTTATCACCACTGCGAACACGTTTGTCGTGGGGATGACCAAGAATAAAGTGCTGGCAGTGAGCCTTTGGACAGGGAGTATAACCAAGAAGTTCTGTTGTGACGATGGTATCAGCATTGTCGATATTAAACTGATTCCAGATTGCCCTGATATCGTAGTCTTTATAACATCTACTGAgactgtgaacatctggagtctcaCAGAGGAAGTCATCTGCAGACGTGTGCAGCTTCCTAATACTTTTTTGAAGACTTTGGAGGACTTTGAAATATCTCCCAATGGAAAGCTGGGAATCATCTCCCGTGGTGACGAAAACATCAACGTCCTTGACCTTCACAGTGGCAAACTCCGCATTGTCCATGCGTCTGGCATAATCTGGAGGCAGAAGTTGTCTCGAGACGGGCGCTATCTTGTATATATTTGTTTTCGCACTACTGATGAGGATGACGATAACGGGGCCATCTCCATCCTAATTGTAATGCGGCTGGCGGATGGCAAAAACATTGGTGCTTGTTCCCTCTACAAAACCCCGACTTTCCTTGCTCTTTCCCAGAGGCATTTGAACATTATCGTAGGCTTTGATGACGGGAGCATCGGCACTTATACCGTCGTGGACCGAGTGGATGCAGCGCTGAAAATAAAGATTGCCACTTCCAACAGCCGACAGATTTTCAGCAACACGACACAAGTGATTAGACCGAAGTGTCATAATTATAGCTTCAAGGGGACAGTGGATTGCATCTGGCGAGAATCCACTGAGGTGTTTGCGAGAGACAGCCCCATCACGGTGACAGACCCTGAGGCAGGCGAAGCAACCCCAACCAAAAAACACAACTATTGCTATGATAAAGTGTGTTCTGCCATTGATTGCAGAGGGCATGGGTTCACCACTGACAATTGA